Below is a window of Rhodobium gokarnense DNA.
TGTTGACCGAGACCCGGCCGAAGGAATAGCCGAGGCGGCGCCATTCGGTGATCTGCCGGCACACTTCGGCGAGCATCCAGCGGCCGATCTCCACGATCAGGCCGGTTTCCTCCGCCACCGGGATGAACTGGGCCGGACTGACCAGCACGCCGTCGTCGAGCTGCCAGCGGATCAGCGCCTCGTAGCCGGTGAGGCGGCCGTCCTCCACCGCGTGCTTGCTCTGGTAGTGGGCGCGGAACTGGTGTTTCGACACGGCCTTGCGCAACAGCTTGGTGAGCGCCACCTGCCGCTCGGCCTGCTCGCAGAGTTCGGTGCGGTAGAACTCCGTGCGCCGGTGCGGGTTCGCCTTGGCCGCGGCGAGGGCGAAATCGGCGCTGCGGATGATCGCCTGGGAATCGGTGCCATCGCGCGGATAGATGGCGATGCCCATGCTGGCGGAAATCGTCGTCTGCTCGCCGTCGAGCATGAACGGCGTGCCGATCAGGTCGAGGAGCGCCCGGGCGCGGATGGCGAGCGGCTGCTCGGCGCAGTTGGGGTCCTGCGGCACCCGGCAGATGATGGCGAACTCGTCGCCGCTGAGCCGGGCCGCGAAATAGTGGTCGGAGGGCAGCGTCTGCAGCCGGTCGGCGACGGCCTTCAGCAGCCGGTCGCCGGTCATGTGGCCGTAGCTTTCGTTGATCGCCTTGAACTTGTCGAGGTTGAGCATCATCAGCGCGAAACAGGTCTCGGCGTTGCGCGCGCCGGCGATCGTCTGGCTGAGCTTTTCGCTGAAGAACAGGCGGTTCGGCAGCTCCGTCGTCTGGTCGTAATGGGCGAGGCGGTTGATCCGCTGCTCGGCGAACTTCTCCTCGGAGATGTCGGTGAAGATGCTGACGAAGTGCAGGATGCGCCCGCTCGCCGGGTCGCGCACCGCGGTGATCGTACGCCGTTCGCCGAACAGGCCGCCGGCCTTGTTCAGGCTCCACAGGTCGCCCTCCCACCGGCCTTCCTCCTCGGCAACCCGCATCAGCTCCAGATAGAAGGCCTCGTCGTGCCGATCGCAGGCGAGGATCCGCGCGTGCTTGCCGATCACTTCCTCCGCCTCGTAGCCGGTGATCTTGGTGAAGGCGCGGTTGACCTTGCGGATCTCCCAGTCGGCGCTGAAGATCATGATGCCTTCATGGCTGTTCTCAAAGACGCTGGCCGAGAGCTCGATTTCCTGCTCGATGCGCTGGCGCTCCAGTTCCAGCGCAATCCGGTTGGCGAACAGCCCGAGCACGGAATCGGTCCAAGGATGCCGCACCATGGGCTTGCGGCCGAGCACCGCCACCAGCCCCATCACCTCGCCGTCGGCGGTGACCAGCGGCGCGCCGAAATAGCTTTCGACGCCCATTTCCGCCAACAGGTGGTCGGCCGGATAGAGCCCCTGCACGCTGCGCTCGATGAACACATTGTCGGAGTTGAGAACGTCCTCGCAGGGCGTTCCGGCAAGTTCATAGGTGACGTTCCTGCTGCCGCGGCCGCCGGTAACTACCGCCACGGTCTTGATGGCGGTCTCCGTCGCGTCGGTGAAGACCCCGCAAAAAGCGAACTCGGCCGAGTAGGCGGCGGCGAGGTTGCGCAGGCATTCCTCGAAGAAGTGCTTGGGGCGGGTGACCGGCGAGCAGGCGGCGGCAAGCGCGGCGAGCGCCGTCTGCATACAGCCGTCGGCAGCCTCCCTGCGGCCGGCGCCCGCAATGACCGCAAACCGATGGACGGGTGTCTTTTGTCGGGGGACGCGCACGGAACGCTTCATGACCTACTCCGCCGTACCGACATCGCTTGAGGCGACGACAACACTCCAACTCCCCAATCCCGGCACTGGTCCGGAGTTGCCGAAAGATGGAAAACCTATCCGTTGAATATTAACAATTGGCTGAAAAATATCGATAAACGTCGGTTGGCTTGGTTTATTGATGGTATACAGCGGCCCCTCGATAATTAAAATCCAAACGAATTTGTTGAGTATTCGAAAGCACGCGAAGTCCTGACTCAGCTTCGAGCTAAAACTGGAATCAATTTGCGAGAATTATTTATCCTGCATGAAATTATTCTATCTTCTCCAAGGACAATTTAGCTCTTTTTGAAAAGAGCTCGGAGACATCGAAAAGAAGAAACCGGGAAGATATTCATAAAAAAAGAGCGGCAATGCGGTTCCGATCGAACGCATTCCGCTCCGAAAAACGCGGCGTCTGCTGCCGTAAGGCGATCGACCCCGCCCGATGGCGAGACCGGATGTCTAAAGATGCCGGATGCCGCGATTGCGCGGTCTTTCAGTGGCCGTTCCCGGCTACGATCCGGCGCCTTCGATCGTCAACGATCCTGAAACATGCCCGCGTTCGATCCACGCACCATGCTTCGGTTGTCTGCTCTTGCGCGTCTCCCTGTCCCGAAACCGGTGCCCGGTTTCGGCAGGCACGCCCTAGAGAAGCTGCAGGTTGTCGGCGGATTTCTTGCCGTTGCGGCCCTGGACCAGCTCGTAGGAAATCTTCTGGTTTTCGTCGAGGCCGGGAAGTCCGGCGCGCTCCACGGCAGTGATGTGCACAAAGGCGTCCGGGCCACCCTCGTCCGGCTTGATGAAGCCGTAGCCCTTGTCGCGATTAAACCACTTTACCGTTCCGGTCGGCATGTTCGTTCGTCCTTGAAGTCAGTTGATGGATGGATCGCTGGCCGGAACTATCGAGCGGGCGACACGCGTCGCCTGGAGTCGGGCGCAGATAAGTCGTCAGGGATCCGGGAAGAGCACAGCGCGTCGATTAATCCTCAGCAAGATCGCGCAAATGCGCCGTGGTGCTGGCCGGAACCGACACCGCCAACCCGTGCATATCAATTATTTTTTCGTTTGAGTTCAATGCAGTAGTAGAGCGTTTCAGTATTTTCACCAGCGTATCCAATATAGCGGCTTGGCGAGATTATGTCTACTGGCCAATTGCCGGCGCCCCGTCGCTACACCTGCCCCGGACAGTAACGCGGCCGCACGCGCGCACCTCTTGCCGGGACCTCAGCTCCATTCCGGCGGCGGCAGCACGTGATAGGCGTCGCGCAAGGCCTCGGACCATTGCCGCGAGATCTTCTGGAAATAGGCGTTGTCGTCCTCGATCCGCACCTGGCGGAAGATCTTCAGGCCGTCCTTGCGGTAAAGTACCAGGTCGAGCGGAAAGCCGACGGAAAGGTTCGAGCGCACCGTGGAATCCATCGACAGCAGCGCCAGCTTGACGCCGTCCTCCAGGGTCGTCTCACCATAGTCGAGGGCCCGGTCGAGGATCGGCTTGCCGTATTTGTGCTCGCCGATCTGCAGGAAGGGGGTATCCGGCGCGGCGTTGATGAAGTTTCCGGCGGCATAGATCTGGAACAGCCGCATGGTCCGGCCCTTGAGCTGGCCGCCGAGCAGGAACGAGGCGGCAAAGGGCGTGTCCTGGGCGCGCATCGCCTCGGCATCGTAGTCGTGCACCTGGCGGATCGCGCGGCCGACCAGCCGTGCCGCCTCGAACAGGCTCGGCACGTTGGAGAGCGTTGCCCGCGGCCCGTGCGGGTCCTCCGGGTCGGGAATGCCTTCGGAGACCAGATTGACCACCGACTGGGTGATGGCGAGGTTGCCGGCGGTCATCAGGACGATGGTCCGCTCGCCCGGCTCCTCCCAGACGAAGGTCTTGGAATAGGTGGAAACGTTGTCGACGCCCGCATTGGTGCGGGTGTCCGCCAGCATCACCAGGCCGTCCTTCAGCAACAGCCCGACGCAATAGGTCATTGCCCGAAGCCCTCTCTCACCTGCCGGGCCTCAAGGGCCGCGGCATGCTAGTGTGCAGCTATCCTATTGTGCACTTATCCTATTGTGCACTGGCCCCGGTCTGGGCGACGCGCACCACCACCGACATGGTTTCCTCGCCGCCGCCGCGCCGGACGCCCCGCACGGGCGCTGCCTCGCGGTAGTCGAGGCCGACCCCGAGCCGGACATAGTATTCGGTCGGGCAGACCCGGTTGGCGACGTCGAAGCCGACCCAGCCGAGATCCGGCACCAGGGCCTCGGCCCAGGCATGCGCCGCATCGCCGTCATCGCCCGTATCGTTGCTCAGCAGATAGCCGGAAACGTAGCGGGCGGGAATACCGAGCGTGCGCGCTGCGGCGATAAAGACATGGGCGTGGTCCTGGCAGACGCCGGCGCCGTTGGCGAGCGCCTCGATCGCGGTCGTCGTGGCGCTGGTCTCGCCGTTCTTGTATTCGATCGCCTCGTGGATGCCGCCCATCAGCCGGTGCAGGCAGTCGAGCACGTTTTCCGAGCCCGATTCCGCCGCCTTGCCGAGCGCCCGGATCGCCCCGTCCGACTGGGTCTGCTCGGTCTCGCGCAGGTAGAACATCGGCGGGAACGGCTCTGCCGCACCGGCGACCAGGCCGTCGGTGTTCTGCGTGTCGACCTTGCCGCGGACGCGGATGACGATCTCCCGGTGCGGCCGGTCGACGACCAGCGTGTGGGTGACGTTGCCGAAACTGTCAGTGACGGCATGCAGCGCCCCGGCAATCGGCGAGGACACGGACCAGGAACGCACCACCTGGCCGTCGAAGGGCTGCGGCGTCAGGCGCAGGCTCTGGATCGAGTAGCTCGCCTCCTCCTCGTAGCGATAGACCGTTTCGTGATCGATGGTGATCTTCATTGGGGGTCGCTCAGTTGGGGGCTCGCTCAGAAATGGAAGCTTTGGGCGATGCTGACGCCGAGGGCGTTGTTGCGGGTGATGAACTTGGTCAGGTACTCGTGCAGCCCGCTCTGGAACACGTCCTCGATGTTGTCGTAGCAGAGCTGGGAATAGAGCTGGCCGGCCCGCCGGTTGCACTCGAAGCGCTGGCCGTGCCCCTCCGCGATCTTGCCGAGGAACTCGTTCACCCGCGACAGCGAATAGCGCAACGAGCGCGGCATCTCCTCGCGCAGGATCAGGAGTTCCGCCACCAGCCACGGCTTGATCGGCTCGCGATAGACCCAGTGATAGGAGCCGAGCGCGGAGACCGAGCGTAAGAGCGTCGTCCACTGGTAGTAGTCGACCGACCCGCCGAGGCTTTCGCCGGGCGGCAGGAGGATGTGGTACTTCATGTCGAGGATGCGCGCCGTGCTGTCGCCGCGCTCGATGAAGGTCCCGGCATTGAGGAACGAGAACGCATCGTCGCGCAGCATGGTGCCGCTGTGGGCGCCGCGGAAAAGGCTCGTCTGGTTGCGCACCCATTCCAGGAACGGCGCCAGGTTCTCCCGCTTCAGCGTCTGCAGCCAGTGGCCGCGGAATTCCAGCCAGGCGTCGTTGAGGCTTTCCCACATCTCGCTGGTCATCGCCGTGCGCACGGCCCGCGCATTGGTCCGCGCGGCCCGGAGGCAGGAATGGATGGAGGACGGGTTGTCGCCGTCGAGCACCATGAAGGCGATGGAAGCGTCGAGGTCGGGCTCGCCGTGCTTGGCCAGCATCTCTTCTTCGCAGCCGGTGGCGATCGCGAAGGAACTCCACTCGTTGCGGGTCCCGCCATTCGCCAGGTCCGGCATCTGGCTCATCCGGTAGCCGACTTCCAGGATGCGGGCGAGGTTCTCGGCCCGCTCCATGTAGCGGCCCATCCAGTAGAGGTTGGCGGCGGTGCGACTAAGCATCGGCGCCTCCCTCGTCGGCGGCGCCGACCGGCGGATTCAGCACCCAGGTATCCTTGGTGCCGCCGCCCTGGGAGGAATTGACTACCAGCGATCCGGCGCGCATGGCGACCCGGGTGAGGCCGCCCGGCACCAGCCGCACCTTGTCGGCGCCGACCAGCACGAACGGCCTGAGGTCCACATGGCGCGGCGCATAGCCTTCGGCGACGAAGGTCGGGCAGGTCGACAGCGACAGCGTCGGCTGGGCGATGAATTCCGAGGGGCTCGCCTTGACCCGCTCGGCATAGGCGGCGCGCTCCTTGGCGTCCGCCTTGGGGCCGACCAGCATGCCGTAGCCGCCGGAGCCCGCGACCTCTTTCACCACCAGCTCGTCGAGATGGTCGAGCACGTAGGCGCAGTCGTCGGGCTTGTCGCACCAGAAGGTGTCGACGTTCTTCAACAGCGGCTTTTCGCCGAGATAGAAGTCGATCATCTCCGGCACGTACATATAGATCGCCTTGTCGTCGGCAATGCCGCCGCCGACCGCGTTGGCGAGCGAGACGTTGCCGGCCCGGTAGACGTTCATCAGGCCCGGCACGCCGAGGATGCTGTCCGGATGGAAGGTCAGCGGATCGAGGAAGGCGTCGTCGATGCGCCGGTAGATGACGTCGACCTTCTGGGGCCCATGGGTCGTGCGCATGAAGACGAAGTTGTTTTTGACGAACAGGTCCTGGCCCTCGACCAGCTCCACGCCCATCTTGTCGGCGAGGAAGGTGTGCTCGTAATAGGCCGAGTTGTAGAGGCCGGGCGACAGCACCACCACCGTCGGGTCGCCGTCGCAGCCGGCCGGTGCCACCGAGTGCAGCGTCTCGAACAGGTCCTCCGGATAGCGCTCGACCGGCGCCACCGCGTGGTTGTTGAAGAGGTCCGGGAACAACCGCATCATCACTTCGCGGTTCTGCAGCATGTAGGACACGCCGGAGGGCGTGCGGGTATTGTCCTCCAGCACGTAGAACTCTTCCGGCCCGGTGCGCACCAGGTCGATGCCGGCGATGTGGGTATAGACGTTGCCGGGCACCGAGACGCCGCGCATTTCCGGCAGATAGGCCTTGTTCTGCAGCACCAGCTTGGCCGGAACCCGCCCGGCGGCGAGGATCTCGCCGTCGTGGTAGACGTCGTTGAGGAACATGTTGAGGGCGCGCACCCGCTGCTCCAGGCCGCGGGCCAGGAAATCCCATTCGCTGGCAAGCAGGATGCGCGGCACGATATCGAACGGGATCAGGCGTTCCGGGTCACCGCCTTCGCCATAGACGGCAAAGGTGATGCCGATCCGGCGGAACAGGGTTTCCGCCTCCGCCTGGCGCGCCTTCAACAGGCTGCGCGACGCGGAGACCATCCATTCCGCGATCTGTTCCATTCCCGGCCGGGGCTGGCCGCTGGGCAGGACGATTTCATCGAAGCTGACGATGGAGTCGGTTGTTTCCTCGCTCATTCTACTCCCGCGTAATACGCAAAAACACGATGGGGTGGAGCAAGTCCCGTGCCACCGTTCGCTGCAGGCTTAACGTCCCGTCTTCGCGATTTCTTGGACAAGGTTAGAACAAATGTGCCCACGCGTTAACCGGGATTTGACCGGACGTTCAAATTTTAGGCAAAGTTAGCCGGCCCCGCCCCATATACCGATGAGAACGCGAAAAAGGCACGCCGGTTCCCGATGGGCCACCGTCAACGGGGCTTGTCGCGGGCCGCAAAATCGCCAAAGCTTCGCAACTGGCCTTTCGCCCCCTCCTCCCGGGGGCAGATACCGCCCCCATGCCGGGGCAAGAAAAGTTGAAACGAGAATGACCGAGACGCACTCCGCGCTGCCCGATTCCAGCACCGTCTCCAGCAAGCTGACCGGAAAACTGAAGGCGCTGTTGAAGACGATCTATCCGGACCGGGACATCGACGCCCTGGCCCACGAGGTCATCGAGACCTTCTGGTCAAACGGGCGCGCGCCGCGCCACCGCTCGCGCCAGCCCGGCAACACGCTGTGGTCGGAGCGCGACAGCCTCGTCATCACCTATGGCAACACGGTCGTCGACGGCAAGCACAAGCCTTTGGACGTGCTCTACAATTTCCTCCAGGAATATCTCAGCGGCACGATCACCGGCGTCCACATCCTGCCGTTCTTTCCCTACACCTCCGACGGCGGCTTTTCCGTCACCGACTATTACTCGGTCAATTCCGGGCTCGGCGACTGGG
It encodes the following:
- a CDS encoding putative bifunctional diguanylate cyclase/phosphodiesterase, which gives rise to MQTALAALAAACSPVTRPKHFFEECLRNLAAAYSAEFAFCGVFTDATETAIKTVAVVTGGRGSRNVTYELAGTPCEDVLNSDNVFIERSVQGLYPADHLLAEMGVESYFGAPLVTADGEVMGLVAVLGRKPMVRHPWTDSVLGLFANRIALELERQRIEQEIELSASVFENSHEGIMIFSADWEIRKVNRAFTKITGYEAEEVIGKHARILACDRHDEAFYLELMRVAEEEGRWEGDLWSLNKAGGLFGERRTITAVRDPASGRILHFVSIFTDISEEKFAEQRINRLAHYDQTTELPNRLFFSEKLSQTIAGARNAETCFALMMLNLDKFKAINESYGHMTGDRLLKAVADRLQTLPSDHYFAARLSGDEFAIICRVPQDPNCAEQPLAIRARALLDLIGTPFMLDGEQTTISASMGIAIYPRDGTDSQAIIRSADFALAAAKANPHRRTEFYRTELCEQAERQVALTKLLRKAVSKHQFRAHYQSKHAVEDGRLTGYEALIRWQLDDGVLVSPAQFIPVAEETGLIVEIGRWMLAEVCRQITEWRRLGYSFGRVSVNISGRQLTDPEFVTTVAEIIGKTGVDPSDLELEITESWLMVDPERSTEILRALRGMGFKLSIDDFGIAYSSMNYLKHFPVDVIKVDRSFVRDILTDRDSQAIVSAIIAMGHNLGREIVAEGVETRGQLDMLRSAGCDEAQGYLFSRPVPPEDVERARRMPLRQEAVAS
- a CDS encoding cold-shock protein — protein: MPTGTVKWFNRDKGYGFIKPDEGGPDAFVHITAVERAGLPGLDENQKISYELVQGRNGKKSADNLQLL
- a CDS encoding proteasome-type protease; this encodes MTYCVGLLLKDGLVMLADTRTNAGVDNVSTYSKTFVWEEPGERTIVLMTAGNLAITQSVVNLVSEGIPDPEDPHGPRATLSNVPSLFEAARLVGRAIRQVHDYDAEAMRAQDTPFAASFLLGGQLKGRTMRLFQIYAAGNFINAAPDTPFLQIGEHKYGKPILDRALDYGETTLEDGVKLALLSMDSTVRSNLSVGFPLDLVLYRKDGLKIFRQVRIEDDNAYFQKISRQWSEALRDAYHVLPPPEWS
- a CDS encoding transglutaminase family protein encodes the protein MKITIDHETVYRYEEEASYSIQSLRLTPQPFDGQVVRSWSVSSPIAGALHAVTDSFGNVTHTLVVDRPHREIVIRVRGKVDTQNTDGLVAGAAEPFPPMFYLRETEQTQSDGAIRALGKAAESGSENVLDCLHRLMGGIHEAIEYKNGETSATTTAIEALANGAGVCQDHAHVFIAAARTLGIPARYVSGYLLSNDTGDDGDAAHAWAEALVPDLGWVGFDVANRVCPTEYYVRLGVGLDYREAAPVRGVRRGGGEETMSVVVRVAQTGASAQ
- a CDS encoding alpha-E domain-containing protein, which gives rise to MLSRTAANLYWMGRYMERAENLARILEVGYRMSQMPDLANGGTRNEWSSFAIATGCEEEMLAKHGEPDLDASIAFMVLDGDNPSSIHSCLRAARTNARAVRTAMTSEMWESLNDAWLEFRGHWLQTLKRENLAPFLEWVRNQTSLFRGAHSGTMLRDDAFSFLNAGTFIERGDSTARILDMKYHILLPPGESLGGSVDYYQWTTLLRSVSALGSYHWVYREPIKPWLVAELLILREEMPRSLRYSLSRVNEFLGKIAEGHGQRFECNRRAGQLYSQLCYDNIEDVFQSGLHEYLTKFITRNNALGVSIAQSFHF
- a CDS encoding circularly permuted type 2 ATP-grasp protein translates to MSEETTDSIVSFDEIVLPSGQPRPGMEQIAEWMVSASRSLLKARQAEAETLFRRIGITFAVYGEGGDPERLIPFDIVPRILLASEWDFLARGLEQRVRALNMFLNDVYHDGEILAAGRVPAKLVLQNKAYLPEMRGVSVPGNVYTHIAGIDLVRTGPEEFYVLEDNTRTPSGVSYMLQNREVMMRLFPDLFNNHAVAPVERYPEDLFETLHSVAPAGCDGDPTVVVLSPGLYNSAYYEHTFLADKMGVELVEGQDLFVKNNFVFMRTTHGPQKVDVIYRRIDDAFLDPLTFHPDSILGVPGLMNVYRAGNVSLANAVGGGIADDKAIYMYVPEMIDFYLGEKPLLKNVDTFWCDKPDDCAYVLDHLDELVVKEVAGSGGYGMLVGPKADAKERAAYAERVKASPSEFIAQPTLSLSTCPTFVAEGYAPRHVDLRPFVLVGADKVRLVPGGLTRVAMRAGSLVVNSSQGGGTKDTWVLNPPVGAADEGGADA